A genomic window from Euwallacea fornicatus isolate EFF26 chromosome 6, ASM4011564v1, whole genome shotgun sequence includes:
- the LOC136339744 gene encoding transcription factor MafB-like, with translation MEDDQQHMLADKYVQDFVLDHLEDITVKREEKRQYIESISWLHHDEDSSSRICARPQSWEDHRNTPENMYPPQIMVNMVNPDTPPHTSPSQSPGAYHPPGLEEDQQQMMWLPQIIRSDPQPLDLRPLHCMGGDPDWERRGYIPSGMVLDDPNSPYVVRHRRPQSVSSVASLSPMVGLPKNDSGYFTSDGCNTSGYSTCSDDLGISDKLLMSLSVRELNKKLHGYPREEIIRLKQKRRTLKNRGYAQNCRFKRVQQRQDLEITNRSLQNELHKTRSELAKALQELDRLKLQLRNQMPQNLNCENQNSAEFYV, from the coding sequence ATGGAGGACGACCAGCAGCACATGTTAGCTGATAAATACGTCCAGGATTTCGTCCTGGATCACCTGGAAGACATTACAGTTAAACGAGAAGAAAAGCGTCAGTACATCGAGTCTATTTCGTGGCTGCACCACGACGAAGACTCTTCGAGCAGGATTTGTGCCAGGCCTCAGAGTTGGGAAGACCATAGGAATACTCCAGAAAATATGTATCCGCCACAGATCATGGTCAACATGGTGAATCCGGATACGCCTCCACACACATCTCCTAGTCAATCTCCGGGAGCGTACCACCCTCCGGGTCTAGAGGAGGATCAGCAGCAAATGATGTGGCTGCCTCAGATCATACGGTCAGACCCCCAACCTCTGGACCTGAGGCCCCTGCACTGCATGGGAGGAGACCCTGATTGGGAAAGGCGAGGGTATATCCCCTCTGGAATGGTGTTAGACGACCCAAACTCCCCTTATGTAGTCCGCCATAGGAGGCCTCAATCAGTAAGTTCAGTCGCCAGCCTTTCGCCCATGGTGGGTTTGCCCAAAAACGACAGCGGGTATTTTACCAGCGATGGTTGCAATACCAGTGGTTATTCTACCTGCTCAGATGACCTAGGAATTAGCGACAAGTTACTCATGTCCCTCTCAGTAAGAGAGCTGAACAAAAAGCTGCATGGGTACCCCAGAGAGGAAATAATCAGGCTCAAACAGAAAAGAAGGACCTTGAAAAACAGAGGTTACGCTCAGAACTGTCGCTTCAAGAGGGTGCAGCAAAGGCAAGATCTGGAAATCACCAACCGAAGTCTGCAGAATGAGCTTCATAAGACCAGATCGGAGCTCGCTAAGGCGTTGCAGGAGCTGGACCGGCTCAAGCTTCAGCTCCGGAATCAAATGCCACAGAATTTGAATTGCGAGAATCAGAATTCGGCAGAGTTCTACGTTTGA